From one Musa acuminata AAA Group cultivar baxijiao chromosome BXJ2-6, Cavendish_Baxijiao_AAA, whole genome shotgun sequence genomic stretch:
- the LOC135581133 gene encoding glutathione S-transferase zeta class-like isoform X2 yields the protein MASDSEAMARPANLTLYSYYWSSCAHRVRIALNLKGLEYEYKAVNLSKGDQFDPEFEKINPLKFVPALVDGDVVVADSLAIILYLEDKYPQHPLLPQDLKKKAINLQVASIVSSSIQPLQSFFTRQFFEKRISLDEKLTSSQNHVNKGFAAIEKLIKEIAGKYATGDEVQLADVFLAPQIFAGVARFQIDMSLYPTLTRLNEAYAELPAFQVALPHRQPDAPSTS from the exons ATGGCGTCTGATTCCGAG GCGATGGCGCGGCCGGCGAATCTCACTCTGTACTCCTACTATTGGAGCTCATGTGCGCACCGAGTCCGCATCGCCCTTAATCTCAAAG GGTTGGAGTACGAGTATAAGGCTGTGAATCTTTCGAAAGGCGACCAATTCGATCCAG AGTTCGAGAAGATTAATCCACTTAAATTTGTTCCGGCACTGGTAGATGGTGATGTAGTGGTTGCTGACTCGCTTGCAATAATACTG TATTTAGAAGACAAGTATCCTCAACACCCTTTGCTGCCTCAAGACCTGAAAAAGAAAGCAATCAACCTCCAG GTTGCTAGTATTGTCAGTTCAAGTATTCAACCACTTCAGAGTTTTTTTACACGA CAATTTTTCGAGAAAAGAATCAGTTTGGATGAGAAACTCACATCATCGCAGAATCATGTCAATAAAGGATTTGCAG CAATCGAGAAACTCATAAAGGAGATTGCCGGCAAATATGCTACCGGAGATGAGGTCCAGCTG GCAGATGTGTTTCTGGCGCCCCAGATCTTTGCAGGAGTAGCACGGTTCCAAATTGACATG TCGCTTTACCCTACGCTAACCAGGCTGAATGAAGCATATGCTGAGTTACCTGCTTTTCAAGTTGCCCTTCCTCATCGGCAACCAGATGCGCCTTCCACATCCTAA
- the LOC135581133 gene encoding glutathione S-transferase zeta class-like isoform X1, whose translation MASDSEALLRRPIPKTSMFISIAMARPANLTLYSYYWSSCAHRVRIALNLKGLEYEYKAVNLSKGDQFDPEFEKINPLKFVPALVDGDVVVADSLAIILYLEDKYPQHPLLPQDLKKKAINLQVASIVSSSIQPLQSFFTRQFFEKRISLDEKLTSSQNHVNKGFAAIEKLIKEIAGKYATGDEVQLADVFLAPQIFAGVARFQIDMSLYPTLTRLNEAYAELPAFQVALPHRQPDAPSTS comes from the exons ATGGCGTCTGATTCCGAGGCACTGCTCCGTCGCCCCATTCCCAAAACTTCCATGTTTATCTCTATT GCGATGGCGCGGCCGGCGAATCTCACTCTGTACTCCTACTATTGGAGCTCATGTGCGCACCGAGTCCGCATCGCCCTTAATCTCAAAG GGTTGGAGTACGAGTATAAGGCTGTGAATCTTTCGAAAGGCGACCAATTCGATCCAG AGTTCGAGAAGATTAATCCACTTAAATTTGTTCCGGCACTGGTAGATGGTGATGTAGTGGTTGCTGACTCGCTTGCAATAATACTG TATTTAGAAGACAAGTATCCTCAACACCCTTTGCTGCCTCAAGACCTGAAAAAGAAAGCAATCAACCTCCAG GTTGCTAGTATTGTCAGTTCAAGTATTCAACCACTTCAGAGTTTTTTTACACGA CAATTTTTCGAGAAAAGAATCAGTTTGGATGAGAAACTCACATCATCGCAGAATCATGTCAATAAAGGATTTGCAG CAATCGAGAAACTCATAAAGGAGATTGCCGGCAAATATGCTACCGGAGATGAGGTCCAGCTG GCAGATGTGTTTCTGGCGCCCCAGATCTTTGCAGGAGTAGCACGGTTCCAAATTGACATG TCGCTTTACCCTACGCTAACCAGGCTGAATGAAGCATATGCTGAGTTACCTGCTTTTCAAGTTGCCCTTCCTCATCGGCAACCAGATGCGCCTTCCACATCCTAA